The region AACGGGGCCCGAAGAGCGTGTCATAGGGGTAGTCCGCCATGTTGGCCTTGGTGATGGTGGGGATGATGGGACCGGCGCGGAAGGGGAAGTCCTTGCCGGGCTTCTCGCCGTTCAAGATGCGCACCATCACGTCCACGGCCATCTGGCCCTGGGTCACGGTTAGGTCCGAGGGAGCCGCCGCCACCAGGCCCTTGCCGATCTTGTCGTACAGGGGCGGGATGATGTAGGTGGACACGATCTTGACGTCCTTGCGCTTCATCTCGGCCACCGGGCCCACGGCCGCGTCGGCCGCCACGGCGTTACCCACCAGGTAGTCGATCTTGGGGAAGGTCTGCAGGGCGTTCTCGATCAGCTTGAGCTGCACGGCCTTGCCGGTGTCGCCCCACTTGACCGCCAGGATGTTGACCTTGCCGGGGAACTTCTTGATGGCTTCCTTGAAGCCGTCCAGGGTGTCCGGGGCCCAGCCGCTGCCCGCGGGACCGGGCAGGAAGACCACGTTGACTTCCTTCTTGCCCTTGGCGTCGCCCACCACGAACTCGCCGGCGTGCACGCCCATGTCATAGAAGGACACCATGGCCTTGGCGGTGATGGCCGGAGCCTGGATGTCGTTGATTACCTCCACCACCGGGATGCCCTTCTTCACGATCTCCTTCACCACCGGGTCCAGGCCGGTGTAGGAGATGGAGCCCAGGATGATGCCGTCCACGCCCTGCTGGGACAGGTTCTCCATCTGGCTAACCTGCTTGGCCAGCTCGGTGTAGCCGCCGGCCGCCACCAGCTTGATGCCCACGCCCAGGCGCTTGGCCTCGCTGATGATGCCGTAGTCCACCGCCAGCCAGTAGGGGTCTTTCAGGTGAGGGAAGGACACGCCGATGGTGTAGGGCTTGTTGGCCCGCTTGGGGGGATACCAGGCCTCGACCTTGGGGCCGGTCAGGCTGCCCGAGGGGCGGCCGGCCTTTTTCATCTTGACGTCGTACTTGCCGTAGTAGGCGTTCACCTTGACCGGCCACCACTGCTTGTACTTGTCGGCCGCCAGGGCGGTGATGCCGCTCATGAGCAGCATGGCCGCGGCCAGCACAGCCACCATTGTCTTGGGTCCCAGGTTCATCTTCTTGAGCATTTCCTTCTCCTCCGTGAGGTTTATCGACTCGTTCGGCCCACCGGGGCGGGCCGGAAAACGTCGGGGCCCGGAGCGGCGGATCAGGGCAGGCCGTTCTCCGAACCGTCGTTCTGGATCATCTTGGCGTCTATGCCCCGGATGTTGGCCGGGTAGCCGTTTTCCAAAAGCTCCAGCACCAAGGGCCGGGCGCTCTCGCCCGCAAAGGAGAAGACGGCCCAGTTCTCCCCGGCCTCGTCCACGATGGTGCCTTGTTGATTGATGCGGGTGCCGCGCTCTTCCAGGAACCGGCGGATGCGATCGGGCAGCTCCGGGTCCTCGATGCGTGAAACCAGGTGGGAATAGCGGTGGTCGAGGTATTTCTCGATTTCTATGGGCAACACGCGGCTCATGGGCCTGGATAGTTCCAACATCCGTGCCAAGCCCCGAACCGCGGGGGGCTTGGGGCGGGGCGCGAGGGCGCAACCCTCTGTATCCAATAGGGAATAAATCTGATGACCAGAGCCGGCCAGAGTCGGCAAGGCTTGCCGGGTTGCCCGGCCAATGATGCAATTTTGCATCAACAAAAGCCGCCTCAAAGGCGGCCGCGATTATCACATAGTGAAAAAAATTACAAATAACGAGCGCTTTAGTCGTTATTACACATAGTAGACTATTTTGTCGGGGCGAGTGATTCCAGGCGGGCTAACTGTTAAATAGCAATTTCAGTTTCCCTTATTATATTCAGCAGTGAATCAATTATGCATTTATGAATCGTTTTCAGCCTCCTGAAGACGCCTGGCAATGGTGGATTGGCTCACTCCCAGGTGCTGGGCCGCCTTGCGCTGGGTGCCCAGGCGCTTGAGCGCCTCCTGGATCAGTTCCAGCTCCACCTGGCGCAGGCGCTGGCGCAGGTCGAAGCCCTGGGACCAGTCCAAAGTCGGCACGTTTGCCGGCAACTCGCGCACCTCGGAGGGCAGGTCCTCGGGCCGGATGTCCTCCTCCGGGCTTAGGATCATCACCCGCTCGATGATGTTATCCAACTCGCGCACGTTGCCGGGGTAGTTGTAGTTGAGCAGCAGGGTGCGGGCCTCGGGGGTCAGATCCTTGAAGATCTGGTTCTCGCTGCTCACCCGCCGGAGAAAGATGCCCATGAGGAACAAGATGTCGCTGGGCCGCTCGCGCAGGGGCGGCACCGACAGGGGCACCACGTTGAAGCGGTAGTAGAGATCCTCGCGGAAGCGCCCCGCGTCCACCTCCTGGGCCAGGTTCTTGTTGGTAGCCGCGATCACCCGGGTGTCCACCTCGATGGCTTGGCCGCCGCCCACCCGGACCACCCGGCGCTCCTCGATGAACCGGAGCAGCTTCACCTGATGCTCCAGGGGCAGCTCGGCGATCTCGTCCAAAAACAAGGTGCCGCCTTGGGCCATTTCCACCAGGCCGGCCTTGCCCCTCCGGCTGGCCCCGGTGAAGGCGCCCTTGGCATAGCCGAAGAGCTCGGATTCGAACAATGAGCCGGGGATGGCAGCGCAGTCCACCCGCACGAAGGGCCCGGCCGCCCGGGTGGACTTGTTGTGGATCAGGCGGGCCAACATGCTCTTGCCCGCCCCGGACTCGCCGCTGATGAGCACCGTGGACTGGGCCGGGGCCACGCGCAGGGCCTTTTCGTAGACCTGCTTCATGGCCCGGCTGCGGCACATGAACTCGCCATCCACGATCTCGGCCGACTGGGGCTCGAACAGGCTGGAGCGGAACTGCTGGAGTTTGGCCTCGCTTTCCTCCAGCTGGCGGCGCATGCGGTCCAAGAGGGTGATGTCGCGGTCGTTGATCACCACGAAGGCGATCTCGCCCTCGGCGTCGTAGATGGGGCTGCCCGTGGCCAGGATCTTCTTGCCCGACTTGAGGTGCTGCACCATGGTGAAGGTGGTCTTGCGCTTGAGCACCTCCAGGGTCACCGAGTCGTTGAAGTTGCCGTCGCGCAGAAGATCGCCCACGAAGTGGCCCTCGACCTTGTGGCGGGGCAGGCCCACCATGCGCAGGGCGGCCCGGTTCACCTTGACCACCACCCCGTGGCTGTCGGTGATCCACAGGCCGTCGAAAGACGACTCCATAATGGCTTCCAGATAAGAGGCCGAGGCGCGGTAGGGCTCGGGGAACAGGGCCCCCTGCTCGCTGTCCCAGGGATCGCCCATCATGATGAGCACCCAGGCCACCTCGCCCTCGGCGAACACGGGCAAATAGTTGAGCAACAGGAAGTGGTGGCCGTGGCGCAGGCGCGCGCCCAGCAGGGGCGCGCCGCCCTCGAAGATGGCCTGGGCCTGGCGCCAGGCGTCGGGCTCCACCACCTCGATGGGCCGCCCGGCCAGGTCGCCGGCCTCGTGCTGGAGCATGCGCCCGGCCGCGGAGTTGGCATAGGAGATCAGGCCCCGGGGGTCGATGGCCAGCACCCCCACCCGCATCTGGTCGAACTGGGCGGTCTTTAACAGGGCGAGATCCGGGGCCGGGCGAGGCATGGATTTTCTCCTTGGGGTCACTAGGTTAAGACAACCGCATGGCCCGCCTCATGTCAATGGGCTATTGGGGGCCCAGTCCCGGCCGCCGCCCCCCGAAAGGAGCGGGCCCGGCCCGGCGGCCGGGCCCGCGGGGCCGAGCTAGAAGCTCCATTGCAGCATCAGCTTGAAGGCGCGTCCCGGCTGGGAGGAGAGGCCCAGATCCTGCCAGGTGCGCGAGACGTGGTCATAGTAAAAGCGGTCGCCTATGTTCTCCACCGAGAAGATGACCTGCTTGTTCTTGCCCAGGGACCAGCCCAGACGAAGGTCGAAGCGGGCCCAGCCGCCGGTGCGCTTTTCGTTGACCGCCACCCTGTCCTGCTCCGTGGCCCACAGCAGGCTGAACTCGGCCCATCCCCGGCCCGTGGCCAGCTCCTGGTCGTAGCGCAGACCGGTCTTCCCGTTGAGCGGCGGGATGCTGGGCAGGTCCGAATCGTCCTCCAAGTCCTGGCCGATCACGTAGCTGGCCGTGGTGAAGGCCGAGAGCCCGCCCACGATGCCCACGTC is a window of Desulfarculaceae bacterium DNA encoding:
- the torT gene encoding TMAO reductase system periplasmic protein TorT codes for the protein MLKKMNLGPKTMVAVLAAAMLLMSGITALAADKYKQWWPVKVNAYYGKYDVKMKKAGRPSGSLTGPKVEAWYPPKRANKPYTIGVSFPHLKDPYWLAVDYGIISEAKRLGVGIKLVAAGGYTELAKQVSQMENLSQQGVDGIILGSISYTGLDPVVKEIVKKGIPVVEVINDIQAPAITAKAMVSFYDMGVHAGEFVVGDAKGKKEVNVVFLPGPAGSGWAPDTLDGFKEAIKKFPGKVNILAVKWGDTGKAVQLKLIENALQTFPKIDYLVGNAVAADAAVGPVAEMKRKDVKIVSTYIIPPLYDKIGKGLVAAAPSDLTVTQGQMAVDVMVRILNGEKPGKDFPFRAGPIIPTITKANMADYPYDTLFGPRSFRPEFRVEPKK
- a CDS encoding sigma 54-interacting transcriptional regulator — encoded protein: MPRPAPDLALLKTAQFDQMRVGVLAIDPRGLISYANSAAGRMLQHEAGDLAGRPIEVVEPDAWRQAQAIFEGGAPLLGARLRHGHHFLLLNYLPVFAEGEVAWVLIMMGDPWDSEQGALFPEPYRASASYLEAIMESSFDGLWITDSHGVVVKVNRAALRMVGLPRHKVEGHFVGDLLRDGNFNDSVTLEVLKRKTTFTMVQHLKSGKKILATGSPIYDAEGEIAFVVINDRDITLLDRMRRQLEESEAKLQQFRSSLFEPQSAEIVDGEFMCRSRAMKQVYEKALRVAPAQSTVLISGESGAGKSMLARLIHNKSTRAAGPFVRVDCAAIPGSLFESELFGYAKGAFTGASRRGKAGLVEMAQGGTLFLDEIAELPLEHQVKLLRFIEERRVVRVGGGQAIEVDTRVIAATNKNLAQEVDAGRFREDLYYRFNVVPLSVPPLRERPSDILFLMGIFLRRVSSENQIFKDLTPEARTLLLNYNYPGNVRELDNIIERVMILSPEEDIRPEDLPSEVRELPANVPTLDWSQGFDLRQRLRQVELELIQEALKRLGTQRKAAQHLGVSQSTIARRLQEAENDS